The genomic region TAAGATGAACCATATCTACCCATTACAAGTTGCTTTGCAGCCTTCCTCAAActcttcatgacgtaagatctAAAAACGGATGAGAAATGATAAGATAATAAGCATAGCAAGTATTAGAACATATTTATTAAAACACTCGAGTTTCGCTCATATAACATAAGAAGTATTAGCTAAACTAACAGCTAGCAAAGTTGTCGTTGTGCAACACTTTGCCTGAGATTAGCCTGTCAGCAACTGAAGTTCATCAATGGATTCTTTCACTCCTGCCCATTAAATTAAGCCCAGACACAGTACCTTCATACCCAACACATCTCGGTAAAACGTGGCTGTTTTGGTCCTGTCACcaactttgaaaacaaaatgcagcgCTCGTCTCAAAGCCATATTTTCTTGGCGGatgttttgatgtgtgtgttgtagctCGGTGTGCAGGGATCGACTGAGCGTCCTTGGTGATCGATGATTCTGTCGTCGATTGGTGAAAGGTAAATACAAATTAGAAAACTGCCTGTATTTACGACTGCAAATAAAAATCCTAGCTATTACTTCAGTCTGTATTAGTAGCTTGACAATAATATACTATAATGGACGAACTAAACAATTTTACGAAAAATTTAAAGTGagataaaaaagtaaaactacGTACGCCACCCATAGTCACTCAGACTAATGGTATCACCCACTATCCCGCACTCTCTCCCATAGACatacatacaatatacaaaAGTCAAtttgatgaagaaaaaacaattcaGTCAGAAGGTAGGAGCtgtaatcactttttggcaggtgaaatacaGCCTTTTCTAAGTTGTATTGGCCCTttaaaggtatttcaacaggtaaaaaGGACTGGATTAGTTATAATCTGTCAAATATGACCACCAAGAAGAGGAGCCTCCAGGTCTGCAGAGATATTGACCAAGTGTGAAATCAAGTGAATATGATGCAGAAACAaccagtcacaaggtaggagctgtaaCCAGTTTTTTGGCACCACACCTGCAGCTACTTTGACGAGTTAACTTAgctaaaaaaaagttaagaaaaataatttaagaaCTATTAGAATACATTGTAATGATcaattttgataatattttagGGCAACACATCAACAAGCAGGGAATTACTAATATTAACCAGCATACTAGATACATTTAAGACTTGTGATGTAGTTGTATCAGCGCTACAGTTGGCGGCGCTGAGCAGGTTAGCTTGTGTTTTTACTCTGaacgagagaagaagaaacagggacaAACATGGCGGCGTACATGAGAGGCGTGATATGTCTTCTCTCCACGGAGAGAAACGCTTTTCTGACGAGGGGAAGCGGTGTTATTGTGGAATCGAAGCGGTATGTACGCGGACTGAGGAGGAAACCTGTCAGAGTCTTGTTCCCTGAAGATGGGACGGTTGACGTCGACGTAAAGCAGTTAACGCGTCAGTCTCAGCCAGCGGGGCTGAACGTCAAGAAGGAGAGGGAGGTAAAAGTCACCGCTAAAACCAAGCACCAGGAGGAGATTGACTTTGTGAAGACGAGGAGAAATGTGCAGTCAGCTGTTAAGGATGCTCATGAGACTGGGACAAAGGATCAAGTTGACGGACTGCGCTTCGAGAGGGCTTTTCCTGGAGATAAAAGACTGGCGTGAGTAAGATTATTGCAGTGGTTGTCACAGGCAACAACACTGGCATCCAGACAGGGAAGGCTATTGTTGATCATTAGATTTTTATAACCCTTGTTTCACTTTGATCAGGTGGGACAGATGATTAAAACAAAGTCAAGCTACCTCAAGAGAGCTTGAGTACTACATTTCAGGTTGTACTTTACCAGTACATATATGACATAagtagttacaagttactttccAGATGaacattttacataaaaaaatgtgatcAGGCTATGAATTGGGATTCATTGTTATAGATTAAAGTATCCAGCAGTGTCTAACATAATTGATTAGCTTCACATCAACCAGCTACAGCATTAGTACTAATCCAGTAATATCATGTATAGTGAACGCCTGGAGGGGCCTGACTCGGTACTGAACGTGAATACCTTTTTGTAGCGTTGCTGTTTGGTCAGATTCATAATTGTGCTCACTCAGTCTTTAGAAAGGTCAGTCCATACTTAGAGAAAACATTTGATATGTGAGAAGTGTGGCATTATCCtctgaatgaaaaacaaaaaattgtgaaaatattccTCAAAAAAAGCTATAAAAGCTAATTATGCTAATTACTCATGCTCAGACTGCCTGTTATCGATCATGGTTTCTCATTTCCTCTGTCCTTCAGGAGGTTAGTCAGTGTTGCCCGTTCGAGGACGTTCCGAGAGCACCAGGGTAAAGTCCTCCTGGAGGGCCGGCGTTTGATCTGTGACGCCCTGGATGCTGGAGCCAACCCGCAGATGGTGTTCTTCAGTACGGTGGATCGGCTCCGGGAGCTGCCTCTAGACAAGCTGAAAAGAGCCACGCTCGTCAAGGTGAAGTTTGAGGACATCAAGACCTGGTCTGACCTCGTGGCCCCACAAGGGGTGATAGGTGAGGGTCATTTGTTCTGTTTGGGTTGATCATGAAGCACAGATTCTCTTGGGTAATTGTTGTTGAAGttgacttcttcttctgcagccaTATTTTCTCGCCCAGACCCCTCGCGGTTGAACTTCGCAAATAGTGGTCATTCAGTGCCGTTGTCCCTGATATGCGACAACATCCGAGACCCTGGAAACCTCGGGACTATGTTGcgatgtgctgctgctgctggctgccatAATGTCCTGCTCACTAAAGGTATGCTCAGGTTATTGATTGCATATGTGAACAAGTACAGTCCCTTGAAATCAGCTTTGCTTATTTGCTTGTAGTGTTACAAATCTGTTGATATTTTTCCACCGACAGGTTGTGTTGATGCTTGGGAGCCTAAAGTTCTGCGTGCTGCAATGGGCGCCCATTTCCGCCTCCCCATCTACCCCAGCTTGGGCTGGGATGATGTTGAAGATCACCTCCCTAAACCTGTGACTGTCCATGtggctgacagcagctgtgacacAAGCAGAGAAACTAATGATTTGCAAGTTTCTCACAAACTGTCCAAAGCGGGAGACTATGGCTGGGTCAGCGCGAGGCCCAATAACAAAAAGATGCGCTACGAGGAGTACGGTTCCGATTCTGACTCGGATAATGAATTCGAGAGACTCTCACTTCCCAGAGTGGACACGAAGCTGTACCACGAGAGCTGGGCTCAGAGCCCCGCTGCCCTTGTGGTTGGTGGAGAGACACACGGTCTGAGCGTAGAAGCGGTCCAGTTGGCTGAGAGAACGGCTGGCCACAGGCTCTTTATTCCCGTCATGCCTGACGTGGACAGCTTGAATTCAGCCATGGCCGCCAGTATCCTTCTGTTCGAGGGCAGGAAGCAACTGTTAAAGCAGGCGTCTGGGAGGATTTGGAAATCTAAAGCCGAGCAGCAGCTTTCATGATGTTTGTTCTGAATATCAGCACGTGACTTCTGGTGTACATGTGTGCAGATAATTAAACACTGAATTTCTGTGATAGCATCGTCTGAATTCATGCCCAGTGGATTTATGTCTCCTTTCCCTTTCATGTCTTTTTAGGCCTGCTGATAAATAGCATGTTCTGATTTGATTTTCttaatttaatatattttgtcTGTTGTAGACAAAGTCAGACTCACCACAAGTAACGCAATTTAGAGGTCTTCTCTTTCACCATTTATATAttaccactactactactactactactactactactactactactactactacaaaaCCTCCTTGGTAattcatgtaaaaatgtgttactttggctctgatgcagtgtGTGACTAGCAACTAAAGTCACCAAATAAATGCTGTTGGGTAAAAGCTGCATCATTTTTATTGCAAAATAAAGCGCCAtggaagtatgaagtagcagaaaaataGAATTACTCGAGTACAAGTACCTAAAAATCAAGCAAATGTACATAGTTGCATCCTCTGGGAGCTTTAAATAGACCACTGAACCTGCGGCACATTTGTTCTGGAGGGGACCAGACTTTCCATCCTCACCACATTGTCGATGCAAATATGCAGAACTCGCTTCCCTTCCATCGCACCTGGACAGAGCACATGAACAAACACGAGTCCATCTGCATACCGTCTCCTATAATAACTGGAATATTTGCATTGagtttctttatttaaacaccTCTAACAGAGGAACCGGCGAGTGGCTGCATTGCGTGAATTTTTAAACATATCCAAGAGCTAACTCCATTGAGTGAACTAAAAGAGGAAGCGAACTTTGTGCTTGCCAGTGAATTTTTAATGGGTGTGAGAAGTCATGACTGAAGTAACAGAATACAGGGATTTATACATTCAACACTTTCCCaatgccgttttttttttattttgtgcctTCAGAAATAACCCGGCCTTTTTCATTAGGGGACCTTCACAGAAAATCCTCGTAATGACTTTGAGATGAGAACCACCATTAACAACTGGCAAGAGATGACTTTCACTCACAGcgcaacacacacaacaagacACGGGGGGTTTAAAACATCAGTCATTGGTCTGTTACAAGCAAGTATAATGTGATCTTTACTGTATGTGCACCTGTCATActggtttttttcttttctttaaatagGGCCATAAAGGCTTACGGCTACATCCAACTGAGGTTTAGCACATCTGCACTACAAGTGAAttacaaaaatgcatttttattctTTCTCGACATCATTCAGAAACCAAAAAGTAACGACAAGGATCTTGCAGACGAAACACAAAGCAAAGAATCAGCTGAATAAGTAGGTCCATCGGGTAATTCTCTGGTTTTTCTCTAGAGTTCAGAAAAAGCTattgagtggaaaaaaaaacaaacacttttcttGAGGCCAaaacgaacaaaaaaaaaaaaaagaaccaacAGAATCTCCGTATATATTACTGTAGGGACTATCATCAATGCAAGGCACCACAGGAGAAAGAGGACTCCATGAAAAGAGGAACATGTCTAAAAaaatttttaaatgtcagtaaaaAGTGAGACGTCTCTCTAACAGTCTGACAGAGTCAGGGGggaggtgggagagagagagagagggtgaggggCGGAGCGAGAGGTCAGGGTTTGGATGATGGAGTGAGTCCCATATAGTGTGtccaatttttatttttggacttCCTCTTCAGATGGGCTCCGGCTTGAGCTTTTCAGCCAGGAAGTCGCCCACAAACTGCTCCACTACGGCCGGCGTGATCTCCTCGACGTCGCGGACGTACTTGGCCCGGGCCGACATGTCCAGGATCGTGAGCAGGGGCGCCGCTTCCGGGAGGTTCGTGTAGTCCCGCAGGGAGTCTGTCATGTCATCCTGAAgcgaaagagaaagagaaatgagGCGATTAATGTGATGTTGCATGATGTTATAGTGTGTCTCCTTACATGTGGGGATGAATCATTTCCTGCTGGGAACAGGCCCAAACCAGAGCCTCCGTTTGAAGAGACTAATTTACAGGTTTTATTGGAGAGTCGAGAAAGCTCAGCGAAAAGACGGAATGTCTTGATCACGTTTCAAAGCAAATTCAAAAATGTCTGGGTACAAAACGGCTCTGCTCTGAAAATATAACCTTTAACCATCAGTTTCCTTTTAATCAAGCGTGGTGTGAAGACACATCTGAGGAAAGCAGAAACACTTCcgcagggaaaaaaagaaagtacagATTTGCAGCACACTGAGTTCTAATGAGAAATCATTGAACCATTGCAGATCACTTacatatattttgaaaatgccaTAAAATTGTGCACAAAGATACCAGGATGACATTCCTTTGAGCTACAGGATAATATTGTTTATGATTTTTAATCATaatgtagaaaatgtaaaagaaaaagaggactAGTGTCTGGAAATAGACGAATCTGCATGGAGGAAGAAACTGACACATCATTTGAGATAACATGAAGCTCTAGTGGAAGAAAAGGGGAGGAGgaatcaaaacaatgacaaaagaAAGGAATGGACAGCTGATTTAAGTTAATCACACCGAGAGTAGATCAAgaactttttccttttgttctgTAGTGCCTTCTCTATtagctttgtttgtttcaacGTTTCATCATCCTGCAATTCATCACGGTGCTGAATCAAAGCCCCGTTTTAAAACAGTCCTCATAGCACACTTATATAAAGCTGCTTTGAACTCTGTTTCAGATGATTATcgttgttttattctgtttttacttACTTTTCTCTCCCCGTTTTAGACATTCTGCTGTCTAAACCGTGGAGGGAGGAACTCAGCGCATTTCCAAGGCTAGAACCAGGGTTAAATTAAACTCCGGGGACAGGAAAGTTCCTGCTCAGGGGGAGGGAATctcaaaaaaagaaggaagggtcattaGCTCACTGAATCTTGCTTTGAtgacagctgtattgaagtctatgggagataTGTGGAGAAACACACGAAAAGCCAACAAGAAACACCTCCAGAAGATGAAAAAGCTTCAGAGAGGTTAACCActgacttttttctctctgaatgACAGACAGGGCTGATAATACTTTGGCCATACATGGCAGGTACGATCAAATATCATTGATCAGACTAATCAGTCTGAACGGGAGCCCAAATCAGATTGAGGGACGAGAGTCGTTAACCTATTTTATAAAGTGTGTAGAGTCATTTCCTGCAGTCATTTCTTCATCATACCTCATACAACATAGCTATgttgggtttttgtttgtttctccatGCATttcccatagacttcaatacagctgaagccacagtctggcaccaaaGCAAGATCCGGGTACTTTGGGTGTAAACATAGCTttagttttttactttttggaCTTGTGATGTTGTAAATAAAAGGACGATTTGACATCTTCAAGAGTCTTTAAAGTACTAAAATAAACCTATATGTGATTAAACTGGTTGGGACCTGTTGTCTTATACAGACTGAGAAGGCGTTCCAAGTAGAAATAGCTTGTTTTAGGGAGttgcaagtaaaaaaaaaagaactacagATTTCAAcagcacatttttgttttaagtgCAAACAAACTAGTAATCCTCAGGTGCAGCGACGTCACCTGAAAAAGACGCAGCAGGATTACGAGTCATGCAGTTTCAGTGACTGATAAACAAGCAAATCAAACACTGGACACACTCCAGGAGAGAAGTTACTCATCTCTCTCTGCCGCTCATCGGTTCAGACTTGCTCGTTGCGAAGGAA from Sparus aurata chromosome 2, fSpaAur1.1, whole genome shotgun sequence harbors:
- the mrm3a gene encoding rRNA methyltransferase 3A, mitochondrial, producing the protein MAAYMRGVICLLSTERNAFLTRGSGVIVESKRYVRGLRRKPVRVLFPEDGTVDVDVKQLTRQSQPAGLNVKKEREVKVTAKTKHQEEIDFVKTRRNVQSAVKDAHETGTKDQVDGLRFERAFPGDKRLARLVSVARSRTFREHQGKVLLEGRRLICDALDAGANPQMVFFSTVDRLRELPLDKLKRATLVKVKFEDIKTWSDLVAPQGVIAIFSRPDPSRLNFANSGHSVPLSLICDNIRDPGNLGTMLRCAAAAGCHNVLLTKGCVDAWEPKVLRAAMGAHFRLPIYPSLGWDDVEDHLPKPVTVHVADSSCDTSRETNDLQVSHKLSKAGDYGWVSARPNNKKMRYEEYGSDSDSDNEFERLSLPRVDTKLYHESWAQSPAALVVGGETHGLSVEAVQLAERTAGHRLFIPVMPDVDSLNSAMAASILLFEGRKQLLKQASGRIWKSKAEQQLS